In Sphingobacterium sp. SYP-B4668, the sequence AGATTATGGTAGTATATCTCACCCAATAAAAAGGCTTCTGCATCGTTCAAGAATTTAATGTTTAGAGAAGATACGCCGTATTTTTCTATAAAATAAGATTTGATGTCCATGTGTAACAACGCTTGGTATTTGTGCATACCATCCATCAAACAGATGCCGTTTTTGTAATCAAAGGGACCGGGAATAGAAATGACCATCTTCTCTATCTCTTGCGTTTGTGCGCTCCAAATCGATTGGATAATAATGTCCCATTGAGCTAGAATGGTTTCGCGACTTGCTGCGCTATCTACATCACCTTTCGCTTCTTTTAGAAGGGTGAATACTTGTGATTGTTTTTCTAACGAAGCAGCTGCAATGTGCGATCCGCCAATGTCTATGCAAACTACTATTTTATTTTTCATTGAAACACATTTGTCTTTTGAGCAAAAAAGAGATTTCTGTACGATAAATTGGCATGACCAACATCGTCACATCCATTCCAGTAGAGGAGGATGCATCAGCGGGATGCGATACGCGTAGATAAATTATACTAGGCATGATTTATAATGGTTGATTTATAACAAATTGGCAAAACCGGTTTTGCCAATTGCGTAAAGCTATAGAATTTAAATAAACTCTCCAATTTTTTTATAAGGAACTTTGTCTTATCTGAAGTTCGGAAGGTATAATGTCCTCTACTGTAGTATTGTTTCTATCTTTTAATTGGTCTAGTAATATGTGTACAATGCTTTTTGCAATTCCTTCTAGAGGTTGACGGATACAAGATATTTGAGGTTGTAACAGTTCAAAAACTTCGTGGTCATCGAAGGTTACTACAGCCAGTTTACTTCTCTTTTTAAGTTTTTGGATGGCCTTCAATCCGATTATGCAGAGGTAGTTCGTGCTGAAATAAAGAGCGTCTAGTTGAGGTTTTTTTTCTAGCCATTCTAGTACTTCTTTCCAAGGTCCTTCTCTCTTTTCTCTAAAAGATGTGAAGCAGACCTGGGGAGTATGACCTTGTTTTTCTAGTGCATGGCGATAAGCCTGGAGTCTGTCCTGCATCTGCGGCTGTTGAGAGTCAATCGTTACCATTCCAATGTTGCTATATCCCTGCATCAGTAGATGTTGGATAGCAGAGGTACTTGCTTCATAATTATTGGTGCCTACGTAATTGGTGTTTATTCCAGGGATTTTTCGATCAAATAATACGATGGGGGTATTACCTTGGATGATTCTTTGGACCTCCTCCTGTATACCATCCGTTGGCGATAATATAATTCCATCCACATGTTTGTCCAACATCGTTTGTACGATTTCAGCAGCAAGTTTATTATCCCCCATAGTGCTACTATAAAGAACCTGATATTCATATTTTCTCAGATACTCTTCGATATAGAGCGCAATGGGACCAAAGAATGAGTCACCGATATTTTCAACGATGAGACCAATTGTACGGGACTTTCCAGTAGCTAGACTTTTCGCTAATGCATTAGGTTTGTAACCTATTTCCTCAATATAATCTCGAATACGTTGTGCTAGGACCTTACTGATTCTGCCTTTTTCTGCCTTTCCATTGATGACCAATGATACAGTCGACTTGGAAACTTTTAAATGTTTTGCTATTTCACTGATGGACATAGGTTACCAACTTTATGGAAGGCAAAGTACATATTTTATATTGATATTAAGAAGAGATCGATTAAATCCCTAATGTCTTTTTGTTCTTGTGGATCCAATCATAGACAAGGGATGATTCAAAGCCTCTACTTACAGCATATTGGACGAGTTTGTTCGTCAGGATGTAAGGGTTTTGATCTTTTAGTGTGCTCACCTTTTTTAGTAAGATATCGTCTAATTTTTTGAGATAATCGTCTTCTTCGATACTGGATAATGCTATTTTGATGAGCGGTGTCGATACCTTTTTGAAAGTCAGCCCTTGCTTAATTTTATTTAGACCCCAAGCTTTCATCCTGAATTTACCAGAAGCATAGGCCAAAGCAAATCTTTCTTCGTTGAGAAAATTATCTGTAATCAATTCCCCTATGATTTTTTCGACGTCCTCTTGGTGTTGCCCCCACTCATAGAGCTTGTCCCTTACTTCCTGTTGGGACCGTTCTTGATAGGCGCAGTAACTTTCAGCTTTTGATTTGGCTTGTCCAGGAGTGAACGACTGCTTTTTCTTTTCTTGATCGTACATTTTACAAACTTAGATAAATTCATACTAATAAAATGGATTCATGAATTCCACATCTAATATCGGGGCAAAGTTTGCACCAAATTCAGAGTGACTTTTAGATTTTTGAATAGCCTCTCCTCTAATATCCTAAGCAGATGCATTTCCATAAATTTAGGTGAAAAAGAAGTCCAACTTAGTGAAAAAAATCACAATCTTTGAAGGACAAAAAACGAGAGGGATATGTATAGTATTTTAAAGATTCAGAATATTCTAAAGCCGATTCAAATTCAAGTGGTCGATCTTCAGGCAGAGATTCATTATTTACTTTATGATAGTCGAAAAATTTCACATGAAAAAAATGCACTGTTCTTTGCCCTTATCAACAGGAATGACGGACATAAATATATACATGAAGCTTATCAAAAAGGAGTACGTAATTTTGTGTTGAAAATCGGAAGCGACTACATTTCCGATTTACCAGAAGCCAATATCTTATGGGTGTCAGATACCTTGTACGCCTTGCAGGAACTAGCGAAACAAAAACGCAAGGAATTCGAACCCCCTGTCATTGGTATAACAGGAAGCAACGGTAAGACAATCGTCAAGGAATGGCTCTTTCAACTCATGTCGCCTGAGTACAAAATCTATAGAAGCCCAAAGAGTTATAATTCGCAACTTGGAGTTGCGCTTTCTCTTTGGGGATTGACGGATTATCACAATCTGGCCATCATCGAAGCAGGAGTGAGTAAAGCCGGTGAAATGGAGAGATTGCAAGAAATGATTGCACCCACATACGGTGTGCTGACCAATATTGGAATTGCGCATCAAGAAGGCTTCAAATCAAAGATAGCGAAAGCCGAAGAAAAGCTTCAATTGTTTAAAAATGCAGAAACGCTTATCTATCCGTCTAAGTATTTGGATGGGGTAATCTGTCCATATAGACCACGAAAGTTTGCTTGGGGAGACGAGTCTGGCAACCAATTGGAGGTGTATAGTATAAAAAAACAGAGCGAGGGTAAAACAATTGTCACTCTATCTTATAGTGGTCGAGCATTTGCTGTGGAGGTTCCCTTTGTGGACGATGGGGCTATAGAAAATGCGATTACATGTATTGCTGTTATGCTCCGCTTTGGTTATGATACGGTTGCTATAGCGGAGCGTATACAACAGATTGTCCCAGTAGAAATGCGTTTGGAGCTTAAGAATGGGAAAAACAATACCTCTATTATAGATGACTCCTATAGTAATGACCTTGTGTCGTTACAGATTGCACTGGATTTTCTAAACCAACAACATCAACATGCGCAAAAGGTGTTGATTTTGTCAGACATACCAGGACTAAATCTTGCAGATGAAAAATATTTAAGCAAATTGAGGAGTCTAGTCTCCGAACGTAATCTTCATCAATTGATTTTGGTTGGCCCGGAATTGAGCAGATATGCAGTACAGATTGCTCCATCCGCTACTTGTTACCCTAGTACAGAGGCCTTGCAGCAGGAAATTAAAAAACTCGATTTTCGAGATGCCACCATCTTGCTGAAAGGTGGTCGAGAATTCCATTTTGAAAAGATTAGTAAACTATTGGTCGCCAAATCACACGACACGCTATTGGAAATTAATCTCAATGCGGTGGAACACAATCTCAATGCATATAAAAATCTATTACCCTCCAATGTGAAACTGATGGCTATGGTCAAGGCTTTCTCATATGGGAGTGGTAGTTTTGAAGTCGCTAATCTACTGCAGTTCAATAAAGTTGATTACCTAACGGTAGCTTTTGCAGACGAGGGTGTGGAACTCCGGAATGGAGGTATTACCTTACCGATTGTAGTGATGAGTCCCGACGAGAATGCTTTTGATGTCATCTTGCAGAATAGATTGGAGCCCGAAATCTATAGTTTCAGAATATTGCGTGCATTTTTGAGCTTTTTGAACGTTAAAAAAATCACGGACTTCCCAATCCATATCAAAATAGATACAGGTATGCACAGATTAGGCTTCGTGCCAGAAGAGTTAGGCGCCTTACTCGATTTATTAAAGGATCAGACGTTAGTAAGGGTGCAAAGTTCATTCTCACACCTAGCGTCTGCTGGTAATTCCATTGATAATGCATTTACAGAACAGCAGATAAAGACGTTTGACCAATTTACGATAAAGCTACAAGAAGTATTGGGTTACCCGATATTGCGACATATCGCCGCAACATCTGGAATAGAATGGTGGCCATCTGCATATTTTGACATGGTACGACTAGGCATTGGGATGTATGGCGTAGGGATGGGACGCCCTGATTTGAATCTTCAAGAAGTAGGACAGCTCAAGACTAATATAACGCAGATTAAGGACATTCCAAAAGAAGAAACAGTTGGTTACAACCGACACGGTGTACTGCATAGAGATAGCCGAATAGCCACAATCAAGATTGGGTATGCCGATGGATATGACCGTAGATTTGGGAACGGAGTAGGACAGATGCTAATTAATGGGCAGTTGGTCAGCACTATAGGAGATATCTGTATGGACATGTGTATGCTTGATGTCACGGATATCGATGCCAGTGAAGAGGATGAAGTAATTGTATTTCCAGATATCAAATCAGCAGCAATAGCTATTGGAACTATCCCTTATGAACTATTAGTTAATGTCTCTCAACGTGTTAAAAGAGTATATTTTTATGAATAATCCGCACATCATTTTGCATCTTTGTATAGATTATTTTGTGCTTAGCAATTATGTTTTCAAAACTTTTTAGAGGATTTTTAAATTATTTCATCAAGGGGACACTAGTCGTTGTCCCTTTAGCAGGAGCAGTCTTCTTAATCCTGTGGATTGTTGCCTCGGTTGATTCTGCACTCAATTTGACCGAGCACTTCTTTGAAGATGAAAAAGGACATCCAATATATATTCCAGGTATTGGAATCTTGACTGTTATAATGGTGTTGGTACTCGCAGGAGTAGTATTCACAAATTTTGTAACCGATCCCATTAAAAATTGGATTAACCATCAAATCAATAGAATTCCTCTTTTAAACACGTTGTATTCGTCCATCAAGGACTTTACAGAAGCTTTTGTAGGGGATGCTAAGAAGTTTAACGAACCCGTGTTGGTAACGGTTAACGATATGGGGCTTAAAAAGATTGGGTTTCTGACTCAACATGATTTGAGTAAGCTAGACCTTCCAAACGAGGTCATCGTCTATTTTCCTTATTCTTATTCATTTGCTGGGCAAATAGTAGTTGTCCACGCCGATAAGGTGAAAAAATTAAATATGTCTGCCACGGATGCAATGAAACTAGTTGTTTCTGGCGGTGTCAGTGGGTTGGAATAGTTCAACCCAGTTGTTAATAGATACAGAAAGCTTCCGACTTTTGAATCGAATCGGAAGCTTTTTTATCATGTGTTGCTAGATCGTTATAGATTGGGCCTGCGCTGTTCCTTATTCGTGATTAGTAAAACTAATCCAACAAATTTGGGGTTACTATTCAAAATGCAAGCTGTTTAGAAAAGTTATTATTCTCATTTCGCGTGTCAAATTCCTTGGCAATCAATTGCGCCGTACTTAAATAGAAATGATAGATATCAGCCATTATATAGGTGTCCGAATTGCTGTAAATCGGATGTTCTAAAGGTAGTTTCAAAGATACTGGAGTTGTGGCAGGAATATTTTGCAAGGCCTCGATAATCCCCTTGGCAAAGAAAAACAATGTACTCTTATCGGTTTCCAAGGACCAGTTGATAAATAGCTGTAAGTAAGACCAAGCAGCAGTAGGTTTCAACTCAAATAAGACGGGTACAAAATTACCAATTGAGCTAATCAAGTAAGTATCTTCCTCCCGATCGGAGAGTTCTTGTTCTACGCGCTCAGAAAGTTGCTCAGCAATGTCCTTCTGATTGTTTTTTAAAGCATAATAGGCCAGGTTGATACGGGTAACTATAGGTACACGTGCACAAGTATATTGTTCCTGAAGGATGGGTTGAGCTTTGTTGTAACCCGCGTCAAATTCATTTGCTTGGAGATGAATCAGCACTTCGCTGTCCAATTCGCAAGCTTGACAATCACTAATGCCATCTCGTTGAAATGCGGTAATTTGTTCCTGTAGCAACTTGCTCTTCTCGATATCCTTTTCTTCGGCGGCTTTGTGCAACAATTTGGAATGGTAGGCCCTCAAGTTGTATCCTTCCTTTTCCGAGCGTCTTTTGAAATCTTCCATAATGCCGACAATTTGTGTTTTACTGATGTCCGGGTTTGACTGTACTTCACTAATAATCCATTTATACTTCCAAAGGAGTTCCTCCGGGTTGTGCTGGTCAGGATGTTCGTCATATGCATTTAAGAGCCAGCTAAAAGTAGGAAGAAAATTTCGTCGGTCATTGTGTTCCCATTCAATGTCCATTAATTGCATACGAAGCTCATACGCCCAATCGATATCATTGTTTTCATCGGCCAATTGAATGGCCTGAAGAAAATATCTTATCTTATCCTTGTCCTTATCACTTAAGTGGGATGCTGTATTTAATATTTTTTGAATCTGTAAAGTGTACATGGTATCACGTTATGAATCTAAATGTTTATAAAATTGTCAATTCCCATAATCAACAGATTGTTGATTCCCTCATTGAACAAGGTCATTTCTCTGTCATTTACTGGATATTTGCCAAGTAACAACGATTGTACATATAGTACATGTACGACAGAGCGAATGACATAGTCGTCTTTTACTGACAGCAGATTGTTGATTAGCTTGTTGCTTGAATTTAGGCAAAGCACCGGTTTGTCTGCGTTCTTTTTTGATGAGAACGATCCTAAAATGTCGTTGAGGGGATTGTCAGCGGATTTTTTGATCGACGAGGACGTGATGGATATATTGGACGCGATGTAGAGCGACGGGATGTCCAGTGGAGTATATGATTTGATGATAACTTCACAACCTTGCTCGTTTAGCACCTCATTCGCTGTGTCTAAAAATGTAAGATAGGTAATCTCTTGTTCGGGGGCTAGTTCATGGAATGATGCCAAGATATCCCTTGGTGTGATTTCTTTGATCCGAATGCTACTGTCTAAGCGTTGCGCTTTTTTGAGCAGTTCCTCTTCAAATGTATATGCTGCATTGATAACCAATAGTCCTTGAGATTCAGCAATGCGTCTCATTTGTTTGAAGTCGTCTATATTGGGGGTGTAATATATCTTATCTTGATATTGCCTAATGTTTTTGAACGTCCTGACTCCTTTATTGGTTTCAAATGGCAAATCTTCAAGAAAAACACTTAGCAATTCGATATCTTCTGCAGCAATGGCCTTTATGTGTAGATAGTGAGTGTGGATTAAGTTATGGTAGA encodes:
- a CDS encoding LacI family DNA-binding transcriptional regulator codes for the protein MSISEIAKHLKVSKSTVSLVINGKAEKGRISKVLAQRIRDYIEEIGYKPNALAKSLATGKSRTIGLIVENIGDSFFGPIALYIEEYLRKYEYQVLYSSTMGDNKLAAEIVQTMLDKHVDGIILSPTDGIQEEVQRIIQGNTPIVLFDRKIPGINTNYVGTNNYEASTSAIQHLLMQGYSNIGMVTIDSQQPQMQDRLQAYRHALEKQGHTPQVCFTSFREKREGPWKEVLEWLEKKPQLDALYFSTNYLCIIGLKAIQKLKKRSKLAVVTFDDHEVFELLQPQISCIRQPLEGIAKSIVHILLDQLKDRNNTTVEDIIPSELQIRQSSL
- a CDS encoding regulatory protein RecX yields the protein MYDQEKKKQSFTPGQAKSKAESYCAYQERSQQEVRDKLYEWGQHQEDVEKIIGELITDNFLNEERFALAYASGKFRMKAWGLNKIKQGLTFKKVSTPLIKIALSSIEEDDYLKKLDDILLKKVSTLKDQNPYILTNKLVQYAVSRGFESSLVYDWIHKNKKTLGI
- a CDS encoding bifunctional UDP-N-acetylmuramoyl-tripeptide:D-alanyl-D-alanine ligase/alanine racemase; the protein is MYSILKIQNILKPIQIQVVDLQAEIHYLLYDSRKISHEKNALFFALINRNDGHKYIHEAYQKGVRNFVLKIGSDYISDLPEANILWVSDTLYALQELAKQKRKEFEPPVIGITGSNGKTIVKEWLFQLMSPEYKIYRSPKSYNSQLGVALSLWGLTDYHNLAIIEAGVSKAGEMERLQEMIAPTYGVLTNIGIAHQEGFKSKIAKAEEKLQLFKNAETLIYPSKYLDGVICPYRPRKFAWGDESGNQLEVYSIKKQSEGKTIVTLSYSGRAFAVEVPFVDDGAIENAITCIAVMLRFGYDTVAIAERIQQIVPVEMRLELKNGKNNTSIIDDSYSNDLVSLQIALDFLNQQHQHAQKVLILSDIPGLNLADEKYLSKLRSLVSERNLHQLILVGPELSRYAVQIAPSATCYPSTEALQQEIKKLDFRDATILLKGGREFHFEKISKLLVAKSHDTLLEINLNAVEHNLNAYKNLLPSNVKLMAMVKAFSYGSGSFEVANLLQFNKVDYLTVAFADEGVELRNGGITLPIVVMSPDENAFDVILQNRLEPEIYSFRILRAFLSFLNVKKITDFPIHIKIDTGMHRLGFVPEELGALLDLLKDQTLVRVQSSFSHLASAGNSIDNAFTEQQIKTFDQFTIKLQEVLGYPILRHIAATSGIEWWPSAYFDMVRLGIGMYGVGMGRPDLNLQEVGQLKTNITQIKDIPKEETVGYNRHGVLHRDSRIATIKIGYADGYDRRFGNGVGQMLINGQLVSTIGDICMDMCMLDVTDIDASEEDEVIVFPDIKSAAIAIGTIPYELLVNVSQRVKRVYFYE
- a CDS encoding DUF502 domain-containing protein — its product is MFSKLFRGFLNYFIKGTLVVVPLAGAVFLILWIVASVDSALNLTEHFFEDEKGHPIYIPGIGILTVIMVLVLAGVVFTNFVTDPIKNWINHQINRIPLLNTLYSSIKDFTEAFVGDAKKFNEPVLVTVNDMGLKKIGFLTQHDLSKLDLPNEVIVYFPYSYSFAGQIVVVHADKVKKLNMSATDAMKLVVSGGVSGLE